The window ACCGTTACGGGTACACAAACGACATGTTCGTCCTCACGGGCCACCTGGTGGAGACCGTCTCCGGGACGGACTGGGACTCCTACGCGCGGGAGAAGCTCTGGAGTCCGCTGGGGATGTCGACGACGACGGCGCGCATGGCACCCGCGAACGCGAGTCCGAACCACGCCGAGCCGCATGCGATCATCCAGCGGCGGTTCATCGGAAACGCGGCAACCACGGGAATGCCGCTGGAGCCCGTGCCGTGGCAGTACGCGGAGGACGTCACCGTGCCCTCGGGCGGCGTGATCACGTCGGCGGACGAGATCACCGAGTGGATGCGGTTCCACGTCGGCACGCACCCGAACCCGCCGCTCTCCCGGTCATCCGTCGAACTCATGCATACGCCGCACACCGTGATACGGAACCCGAGCAGCTGGATGCCGTTCGAGGGGCCGGGCGCGTACGCGATGGGCTGGTCGACGGGGAGGTTCGGGGACGTCACCGGCGTGGGCCACGGGGGGAACGCGCTGGGGTTCAACTGCTCGATCGCGCTGGCGCCGGAACAGGGCTTCGGCGTGTGGGCGACGACGAACCGGAACTCGGAGCTGCCGTGGGTGCTCACGAAGTGGGCGATGGCGCGTTTCGTGGGCACGGACGAGCTGCGGAACCGCAACTGGCACGCGGAATTCGAGCGGAGCGTCGCCGAGGGGAACCGGCGGACCTTCGAGGCCGAGGAGGCGCGGCAGGCGGCCCGGCTCGACCAGGGTCCCTCGGTACCGCTCGCCGCCTACGTCGGGACCTACCGCAACGGCTACGCCGGCGAGTTGCGCATCCGGCTGACGGACGAAGCGATCCCGGCGCTCATGCCCGCCGAGGGACGGTTGGGCCGGTGGGATGGGACCCCCGGAGTGCACGAACGTCCGGCCGCGACCGCCTCGGCGGGCGCCGAACGCAACGGGTCCGGCAACGGGGCGGCGAACGGAGTTGGCGAGTCGGTCGGCGAATTGCGGCTCGTGGCCGAGTTCGATGGCCGGGAACGGCCCGTGCGGATGCCGCTTGAGCACTGGCACGTAGACCGCTTCGACGTGTGGTTCGGCGACGTCCGGATCGGTGTCTCGTTCCTGCTGGACGACACCGCCCGCGTGACGGGCGTCGAGATGGACTACTACGGCCGTTTCGAACGCGTGCCCTAACAGGCCGTGGCAGAAGCCTCGCTGCGCTTCCCCGCTCTCGACGCCGATGCGGGGTCTTGCCACGGCCTGCCAGGGGTCAGCGGACGTACAGCCGGTTCGCGTAGCTGTACGCCGTGACCGCGGACACGATGTGGCAGATCCAGCCCAGCGTGCCGCCGGTTCCGAGCCACAGGCCCGGGGTCACCAGCAACCAGAAGAGGCCGCGCAGGAACTTGCCGTTGTACCACTGGCCCACGCCCGGTACGAGAAAGCTCAACACGGCGGCGGTTAGCGGGTTCTTCACGTATGTCCTCCCAGGCAGTCCATCGAGACCATCGTCCGGATTCCTCGACCGGCGGGGCGACGCCCGCACCGTGACTTCCTACGTGGGGCCGGCGATGCGGGTTTCCGGACCGGCGCTCTTCAGCCCGAGACGCAGCCGCCGAGGTGCCGGTTGAAGAACGCCTCCAGGCGCGACCAGGTGTCGACGCGATTGTCCGGGTTCCGGAAGCCGTGCGCTTCGTCCGGGTACGTCTTCACCTCAAGGCTCTTGCGGAGCCGCTCGAACTCGGCCACGGCGTTCTCGAAGTTCTGGATCGGCACGCGGCGGTCGAGTTCCCCGTGCATGAGAAGGACCGGTGCCGTGATGTCGGCGATGCGCGACACGACGTTGCTCTTGGCGTAGGTATCGGGACGCTCCTCCGGCGTGCCGCCGTGTCCCGTGACCGAGAAGATCTTCCCCAGCCGATCCGTGTACTCGAGCGTGTTCAGCTTCGAGTAGGCGCCCCGCATGGGGACGGCCGCGTCGAACTTCTCCGGGGTGAGACTGATCGCCGACAGCGACATGCTCCCGCCATAGCTGCCGCCGTAGATCCCCACCTTCCCGTTCACATGGGGAAGCTTGCGCAGAAAATCGGCCGCCGCGCCCGCATCGCGCGCCTGGTCCCACAGCCAGTCCTCGACGGACAGATCCTGGAACTCGCGCCCAAAGCCCGAACCGCCACGGTAGTTGATCGCAAGGACCACGAACCCCTTCGAGGCGAGGTACTGTTCGGTGAGGTTCAAGCCCCTCTGGTAGGAGTTCGTCCCGCCCCCGTGGACCTGGACGAGCGCCGGGCAGGCGGCCCCTGCCGCCCGTTGCGGCGGGTCGTAGAGGAAGCCCTGGATGCGGAGTCCGTCGAAGCTCGGGAAGGCGATTTCGCGGGGCGCGGCGACGGACCGCCAGGACGGTGAGAACGAGGTGAGCCGCTCCGGGACGCCACCGAGGAGGTCGAGAGCGTACGCTTCTCCTCCGCGCGTCGGCGACGAGCGGACGAAGGCGAGGATCCCGGCGCCCGGCGTGTGGCTGACGCTCGAGATCGTCCCCTCCATGTGGGTGACGCGCGTGGCCACGCCGCCGGCGGCCGGCACCGCCCACACGTTGACCGTGCCGCGTTCGAGGTAGGGGAAGTGGATGAACGCGCCATCCGCCGACCACGACGGGGCGTGCCGCATCGCCGCATCCGTCGCGTAGACCTGCATGTCCACGATGCGCTCCGACGCCCCGTCGCCCACCTCCAGGTCTTCGATCACGTAGATGTAGGAGAGATCCTCGTACCAGTATTCGTCCTTCGCCGTGCCGAACACGGCGATCCGGTCCCCCTCCGGCGACCACACGGGGGTGGACATCGCCATCAGCGTGCGGGTGAGCTGCCGGCGATCTCCGGTCTCGACGTCGACGAGCCAGAGGTCGTCGTGCCAGTAGTCGGAGGCGTTCGACACGTACAGGATCTCGCGGCCGCCCGGTCGCCAGGCGGGCGCGAAACGCGGATCGTCGAGGGCCATGACGGCCTCGGTCAACTGGCGCGGGGGAGTCGAGCCGTCGGCCGGCACGAGCCAGATATCCTGGTGGCCGCTCGCGGTCGAGTAGAACGCGATCGTCCGCCCGTCCGGAGAGAAGGCCGGCGCCCGGACACCCTCCATGCGGTCCATCAGCGGGCGCGCTTCGACATCGCCGACGTCGGCGACGTGGACCTGGCCGCCGGTCGCAAACGCGATCCGGTCGCCGCCCGGGGCCCAAGCCGGATTCGAGCCCGGAAGCCAGAAGCGCGGCGTCCCGAAGCCACCTCCCTCGCCGCGCGCCGCGACATACAGCCCCGAACCGTCCGGCCCCGAGCCGGAGATCGCGAGGTGACGGCCGTCCGGCGAGATCGAGACGCCCCGCACGCCCGTGTTGTGGCGGTGGATGTTGTCGAGCGTGAGGTCGAGTGCCGCCGCCGAGCCCCCGCCGGGAGCCGAATCTCCGGGCGCCCCGCACGCGACCGAGAGCAGGAGCGAGAAGGCTGCCGTCGCGTGGAAGCGGCGACGCGGGGCGCGGGACCGGCTGTGTGGGCGGCGCATCCGAGCCTCCGGGACCTGTGGGGCAAGCGAAGCTAGCGTGGTGTTGACACTAGTCGAATTCGAATACGACGCCCAGATCGAAGCCGAGCGCCATGGCATGGTCGGTACTCGACGGGGTGTCGGCCGACATGCGCCGCCAGGACAGGCCCGGCCCGATGCGTGCCCGGCCGAGGCGAAGGCGGAGTCCTGCGCCCGCCTCCAGACCGGGGCCCGCCCGCGGGCTCTCGCCTTCGGTCCCGACGCGCGTCGTGCCGTAGAGGACGCCGACCCGGCCCCACAGCCAGCCTCGCGACAGCTCCACGCCGAGGGCGGCGTGGTTGCCGGTGACCGTCGGCTCTCTCCCGCGGCAGAACCCCTCCCTGCAGCCGAAGGCGGTACGGACATACCCCGCGGAGACGGCGACCCGTGGGCGCAGCCGTCGCGCAATCCGGATTTCGTACGAGAGGGCAGGAGCCCATTCGAGAGCCGCCGCAGTGGACGTGTGATTCCCCACGGCGAGGCCGCTCCGCACCTCCACGGAGGTCTGCGCGGCGGCGCGCCCGACGATCGGCGTGCCTGCGGCCATCATCAGCGCCAGGACGAAGGCGGCGCGGCGCCGCGGGCCGTTCATTGCCGCGGCCGCGGGGTCCCCTCGCGCGGGACTCCGTCGCTGACCATGAGGTCCAACCCCTCCGCCCACGGAGGCACCTTCCCGGGGTCGCGCAGGATGCCGCGCAGACGGCGCGTGCCCGGGTCCAGAGCCAGGGCTGTCGCGCGCCCCCCGGAGCGTCGGATCGCGACGGCGCCATCCGGACCGGAGAGTTCGACCCGATTCAGTCCACCGGGACCGCCCCAGCGGCTCTCCCAGGGAATCGCGAAGGCGAACTGTCCACCGCCGTACTCCAGTTCGTCCGGCGTGAAGGAGAAGGAAAACAGGGACCGGCCCGCCGCGTCGAGCCCTTCCAGGCGATATGGACCCTCGCCGGTCGGTGTCGTCGCGGGCGCGTCGATGACGAAGGCGGGCTCGAGCAGGAGGTCCCCGGCGCCGGCATTCCCCCAGAGGAGCAGCGTCGGTTCGGGCTCGACGCTCCGCAGGATCAGCGATTCGTGCTCCCGCCGGAACTCCATGGCCTTGACGAAGTGATAGTCGCTGATCCAACTCGGGTCGCAGTACGTCATCAGGTCCCAATACTCGGCCGGATCGACCATTCGCGTGTCCCCGCGCCGCGTCTCGTACCCGAAGACGCCGATGGAGCCGTCCTCGTACGGGAAGTCCGGATCGGGGTTCAGGGCCAGGCCGCACGGTGCATGCCGCAGCCCCATGTTGTGCCCGAGTTCGTGGGCGAAGGTGTCGAGATCGAGTATGCCCACGCCGATCGGCCGCCCGATATAGCCCAGTCCCTTGAACGGGGCATCCGGAGGCGCTGCGAGGGCGGCATAGTAATAGTCCCGCCGTCGTTCCGTGAGCCGGAGCACGCTGATCTCGCGCAAGAGCTCCAGCCAGCCTTCCGCCGTCTTCAGGTCCGCTGTCGTGTGGTACGGCTCGTGTAGCGTGAGTTCCAGTTCGCCGATCGGGAGTATGGAACGGACGAACGCGATCCCGGCGCTCGTCTCCGTCATCCCGTTGACCCAGGCCAGGGCGGTCTCCGCATCCGCGGAGTGCAACACCGGTACCACCGTCAGATGCATTGGCGGAACGGTCAGCACATCCAGCCTCATGCGTCCTTCGGCCGGCACGCGCCGGTCGCTTCCCTGGGCCGCCGGCACGAGGCCGTCCGGATCCAGCTCCACGACCAGTTCGACCCCGGGCCTCAGGACCTCACCCGGAACGACCCCGTTGAAGGATCGGTCGAGTTTCCCCTCGTCGGGCTCCACAGGGATCCGGTCGGCCGCGGGATCCAGGCGCATCGCGTGGATCGCGGCACCGTCTTCATAGAAGGTCGCGAGCGGACGGGGACGATAGAAGCTCGTCTTGTCACCTGTGACGAACACTCGCAGGAGCGCTGAACGGCCCGCAATCAGAGGGATGTCCCCTCCCAGCGTCTGCACCGCCTGCGTCAGATGCACGGCGGCCGCTTCGATCGTGACGCTCCGGGGGTTCACCCTCACCCAGGCGCCGGCCTGCAGGCTCGCCACCTCCGCGGCAACCCGCGTTTCGTACCCCCCCTCGAGGCCGATGACCTCCCCGTCCGCGCTGACTGAGGCGATGGACGGATCGGACACGGACCAGCGCGGCGGCGCCCAGGCGGGAATGCTGCTGAAGGCCGCACCACTCTCGTCCAGTACCCGAAACCGATACCGGACAGTTTCGCCCTCGAGGACGATGGCATCGGCCGGGAGAAGCTCGAGCGCTCCCGGAACCCGCTCGGGTTGCGATGCAAGGTCGCTGCAGCCGGCCGCCGCGAGGGTTGCGAATAGAAGTCGCCTGTTCACGCTGCCCACCTTGTTCGCCCGCCGCACCATGGGCAAGCCGGCCGCCGGGTCGTCCGTGGCGGTCACGACGCCGAAGCGCGCGTTTGACGCAATCCTGCGGCGATGAACGTCCATTGCAGCATCATCTGGTCGCGCACCGGCATCGGGACCAGTCCGCTCTTCCTCGCGTCGGCGGAGATCGCGTCTGGCGCGGCCCCCGCGGACAGCTCGTGTCTCCAACCGTCGAGCCGTCTCTTCCAGCGTTCGGCGACCGGGTCCGGCGGGCCCGGCCTGTCTCCCACGCCGGGGAGGATGAAGAGCGGCATCTCCGACACGAGCGTGAGCGTGTCGTGGCCGAAGGAGCGCACCGCTTCCATCGAACTCGGCCAGAAGCGCGACGCCGTCGCGGAGTCGCCCAGGGCTTCAAAGTGGGCGGCCATGCGTTTCGAGTCGGGCCGCGAGGCGAACCCCCGTTCGAAGCGGAAGAAACCCTTCTCCCCGTGACGCTCGACATCGTGCAGCGCGTAACCGAGCGCCCGTGCGCGTCGACGACAGGAGGCCTTGAGCGCTTCGCACCGGTTTTCCCAGGCGCGATCGATGAGGAAAAAGGGACCCGCGGCGAACCCCATGCCGTGCAGGGAGGCGTGCAGCGCGAACGGTCGATCGCAGGTGCGCCACCAGTCGTAGGCCGCGCGGTTCTCTGGCCGCGCGCCTGGATCGGCGTCGTCGCGGGGGAAGCCGAATTCGATGTCGTCGCCGGGCAGTTCCCGCACCTTGCCCGCCAGGTATCGCCCGAGATCGTAGGCGTCCGCGTCGGGATCCTGCCACGGGGCGTTGCGGCGCTCGCCGTCCGGATTGATGTGCGGGATGATCCACCACTGATGGCGGGTGAGCATCGGATCCTCCGCGTCGAGTCCCGCCAGGTAGCCGGCGAGACGACGCAGAAGGCGCGGCCCCACCGGTTCGTCGGCGTGGCAACCGCCGAGCAGGCTCACGGCCTCGGGCCCGCGCCCGAAGCGGAAACCCCGGACGGGCCGTCCCTCGCGAGACGTCCCGAGCACGCACCCGGAAGCCGTGGCAACGTCCCGGGCGGACATGATCCGGTTGAACCGTCCCGTCAGCGGGATCTCGATCACACTCTCCTTCGGTCGGCTGACTCCGTTCCTATTCCCGGTTGCGCCGGGGTTGGGCGGCACCCTCCGTCACCCTACATTGGGTTCCCCTTCCGCGTCACCTCGCGGCGGGAGTACGCCGGAACCCGGAGTCCGATCGAAGATGATGGATATCCTGACCCCGATCGTCGTTCTGGGGCTGATGCTGGCCGCACTGGCGGGTTTTCTCGTCGGCTGGTGGATCCGTGGCCGACAGATCGCCGGAAGAGAGCTGACGCTCAAGCGTCGGTTCGACAACCGTCTGTCCGCCATCGAAGAGGACGCACGGCGGGTGCTGGAGCGTGCGCGGCTCGAATCCGAGGCCGCACGACGGAAGATCGAGGCCGAGCGGGACAGCCTCTACACCCGCCTCTCGAAACTCGATCCCGAGGGGGGCGGGATGGTGGCCCCGGCCCGGCGCGCCGGCTTCCCGCGGACGCGAACGGGTCGCAGGCGCAACGCACGTCCCCTGCCGGCGGAAAGTGTGGGCGCGCGGGCATCTCGCGAGGGCGACGATCTGACGCGCATCAAGGGGATCGGCCCCACCTTCGAGGCGCGACTGAACGAGATGGGCTACCGAACGTACCTCGATCTCGCCCGGTGGACCTCCGACGACCTCGACACTCTCGGAAGGGGGCTCGGCGCGCGGATCCGGCTCAAGGAGTGGTCCGACCGGGCCGCCGAACTCCATCGCCGGAAGTACGGCGCCTAACTGCGACACTACCTCCGTCACTACAACGCCAGCACGATCCCTCGGGTCGGTTCCCCGCTGGCCCGCTCGATGGCTTCGACGTAGCAGGCGACCTGCGCCTCGTATTCGGTGCGCGCAGCGGCGGGACGCCGGTCCGTCTTGTAGTCGACCACCGTCCACCGGGGGCCGGATCCGGTAAGCTCGCGGAAGGCGAGGTCCGCGACCCCCTCCACGATGCCCGCGCCCCCCTCCCGGTTCTGCTCTCCGTCCGGCCCGACGGTTTCACCCGCGTAGAAGACGGGGACCTCGCGACGGACCGCGCCGGGTCCCGAGGCCAGGGCGGCCCGCGCCCGGTCGAGCACTTCGTGCTCCAGCACGCGCGCCGCCAGAGCCGCCGCCGCGACGATTTCGGGCTCGGGACTTCCCAGCGCGCGACCGAGCGTTCCGGCCAGCCCTTCGACCGCGCCGGTATCCGTGTCGAGGGGCACCGTGGCGAGTATGCGGTGGACGAGGTCGCCGAACCGCTCGCCACCCGGACGCCCCGCCCCGTCCGACCGCTCGGCTTCCGGCCGCGGCACCTCGATCCACGCGACTCGCGGGTCGGAGCGGGGCGGGTCGCCGGCTTCGGACGCTTCGGCGGCGCGGCGCGCGATCGCCCGGGCCGTTGTCACAGACATCGTCCGACGTCCCCCGGCCTTCAACCTCGCGGCGCGGGACGCCTGCCACTCCCGGTGCGCGCCGCGCCCCGCCTCGACATCCAGACTGGGTTGCTCTTCCCTCTCGACCTCAAGCAATCGGCGCTGGCGATCGCCGGCGCGTGGATCCGCGTCGAGATCGAGCGCGGCGGGATCCCACCACACGACGTCCGTGCCCGCTGCGGCGATATGCAGCCCCGGCGCGACCGAGTCGCCGGGAGCGGGGCGCTGGCCGCCCTTCCTGTCCGGACGATCCAGGACGGACTCATCGCGGAAAGCCGGAGCGCCCAGACCCTCGGCGGAGGACGGTCGACGCCGAGCGCCGCGTGGCGGATATATCGCGGGATTCAGCGACTCGAGCCACCATTCGCCGTCTTCCCCGGAGAAGCCCCCGAGGCCGTCTCGACCGTCGCCCAGGGCGGGCACCACGAGCAGATCGCGCGCCCGCGTGGCCGCGACGTACGCGAGTCGGTCCGCCTCGGCCATCTCCCGGCGCCGCTCGACCTCGGCGTTGTCCAGGATGTCGCGCGGCGTGGCGCCGCAGAGGCGCTGGGCCCAGAGGCGTCGCGGGGCGTCCATGTGGTGCGACGGCGGCTCGTGCGCCGCGGGGCAGGTCATGTCCGCCAGGATGACGACCGGGAATTCGAGGCCCTTGGCCTTGTGTACCGTCATCATCCGCACGCCCTCCGTCCCCTCCTCCACGATGGGCGCCTCCTCGGACTGCCCGCGTTCGGCCTCGTCGTCGAGGCGGTCGAGAAACGCCCGGAAGGAGGGGCTACCGCGGCGCTCGAACGCGCGCGCCCGGTCGACGAGCCGGAGGACGTTGGCCAGCGCCTGTTCGCCCGTCGGCCAGATCGCGATGCCCGCGTGGGCGCGCGCGGCCGAGAGCAGGCGCCGGACCGTCTCCGGGATGGGACGCCGGTTCCGATGCCGGTGGAGGTCGCCGAGGAGCCCGAGCACCGTCGCCACGTCCCGCAGTTCGGGCTTCAGCGCCGTCCCGTCCTCCTTTCGTTCGTTCCCGCCGATTTCGCCATCCGGCCCCCACCCGGCGAGCGGATGCAGCGGACCCACGTCGACGCGGAACTCGAACAGGGAGCGGTCGCCGAGCGAGAAGAGCGGACCGCGGAGGGCGGCGTAGACTGCCAGCCGGTCGTCAGGCCACTCGATGGCCGTCAGCGCATTCCGGACGGCAAGCACCTCCTCGCGATCGTGGTACGAGCGGCCACCGACCAGCACATGAGGAACGGCGCGGGCCTCGAGTGCACGTACATAGGGGCGCGTCACATCCTCTCCCCACTTCTGAAAGCGACGGAAGAGGAGGCAGATGTGGCGGGCTTCGACCGGGACCGGAGCCTCCGGACGCTCCCGCTCCGTCACGACCCATCCCGACTCGCGGACCAGCCAGCGCACCATCTCTCCGACCGCCACGGGGAGGGATTCCTCGATCTCGATTCCCCGGATCTTTCCGAAGCGTCCGTACGGCTTCGGGACCGGCAGGGCGATGACGGCGGGCTGGCTCCCGGTATCGGCGCGGAAGGGCGCGAGCGGCACGTACGCCGCCTGGCTGCCGTCCTCGCTCGCCTTCATGCGTGCCTCGAACGCCCCGTTCACGGCGGCCTGCAGCCGCGGCTGCGACCGGAAGCTCGTGGACAGGTGCAGCACCCGGGCACCCGCGTCCTCCAGGCGGCGCTTGGTCTTCTCGTACAGCATCACGTCCGCCCGGCGGAAGCGGTAGATCGACTGCTTCGGGTCGCCGACGACGAAGAGCTTGCCGCTCGCAGGCACGATGCGCTCCGGCCGCGTCTCCTCCGGGTCCTCGCCGCACAGGAGGAGCAGGATCTCGACCTGCAGCGGATCGGTGTCCTGGAATTCGTCGACGAAAAAACGCGTGAAGCGTTGGCGGTAGTGCGCCCGGATCTCCGCCCTGTCGCGCAGAAGATCGCGCGCCCGGAGCAGGAGGTCCACGAAATCGAGGCAACCATCGCGCCGTTTGGCCCTCTCGTACCGCTCCGTCACGGGCCAGAGTTCGTCCCGGAGATGGGCCGCCAGATCCGCGTCCGCCGTCTGCAGGATCCCCTCGACCTCCGCCCGGACCTCGTCCCGGCGTGCGACGACATCGGCCTTCGCGAGTCCGCCGCCGAAATCCCGCGAGCGGAAGCCTCGCCAGAACCAGCCGCGCCAGCGCGCGCCCACGAAGGACCGCAACCAGGCTTCCAGGTAGTCATGATCGCGCCCGCGCGTCTCCTCCCGCCGTTCGATCTCCCGCACGCCGCGTTCGATGTTGCGCAGGTTCTGCGTCAGATAGTCCTCCGGGCGGGAGGCCAGCGGGGCGAAGTCGGCGAGTTCCCGCAGCAGGTCGAGCGCACGGTCGAGTTCGGCCTCCCGGTCCCACTCGGGTCTGGACCACGGCGCATCGAAGTCGCGCTGGTCCACGAGACTGCCGGCCGCCGCCCGCAGCGCCGCGCGCGGACCGCCCGAATTCCGCCGATCGCGGCGGCGCAACGCCCTCCTCACGCCGGGACCGGGGTCCGCCAGCGCGCCCTCGAACCAGCCCTCGAAGGCGCCATCGAGGAGACGTCCGGCTTCGTCATCCGGCGCGACCCGGAACGCCGGATCGACGCCGGCCTCGATCGGCCGCTCGCGCAGCAGATCGGCGCAGAAGCCGTGGATCGTGCCGATGTGGGCGAGTTCCAGGTGGCCGAGCGCACGCGAGAGACGCGCACGGGCGCCCCCGTCTTCCTCTGCCATCCGGGCCTCCTCGATGGCCGCCCGCAGCCGGAGCTTCATTTCGCCGGCTGCCTTTTCGGTGAAGGTGACGGCGACGATGTCCTCCAGCGTGCCGAGACCGCGTCTCAGCACCTCGACGATCCGGTCCGTGAGCGCCGTCGTCTTCCCCGTCCCCGCCGCCGCCTCGACGAATAGCGTGTCGTCGAGATCCTGCCGGATCGCGTCGCGGGCCTCCTGGTCGGCGAGTCTGCCGGGCCGGGTCACGGGTACTCCCTCAGGCGCCGCAGATCGACCGGCGGAGGCTTGCGCCGGGTACGGCGTTCCTCGTCGGGCCCGCAGACCTGCCGGTAGTCGCACCAGCGGCAGGCGTCCTCCCGCGGAAGCGCCGGGAAACTCCCGGCCTCGAAGGCCCCGCTCACGATCTCGCTCAGGAGCCCGGCCGCCTGGAGCGCCCGGTCGTCGAGCGGCACGACGTGGTCCCGGAACTCGCCATCCGCCGTGCAGTAGTAGAGCCGGCCCGATTCCACCTGCTGTGCCGGGAACAGCGTCTGCGCGGCGAGCGCATAGAGGACCGGCTGCAAGAGTTCACCTCCCTGAATCGTCGCTCCCGCCTTTGCCCGATGCCGGCCCGTCTTGTGGTCTGTGACCCGCATGACGCCGGCCGGCGTCCGTTCGATGAGGTCGATGGCGCCACGGAGCTTCAGTCCGACGGCCAGGTCGACGGGCTCCGCCACGGAGTGCGCGTCGCGGTTGGGATCCCGGGGGAGCCCGAAGGAAAGTTCGAAGCGCCACGGCTCGAAGGGTGACCGGCTGTCGCTCTCGCGCTGCAGCCACTCCCGCAGGTCCTGTCGGATCGTTTCGATGCCGTCGTCCCAGACCCGGTCGATCGCCGGCACGAGGCGGTCGCGGAAGTCCCCCGCCACCTTGTCGAGCACCTCCTCGAGGAGTTCGGATACCCGCGCGTCGTTCTCCGGCCCGACGGGGAGGAGGGGCCGCTCCTGCGTGCTTTCGGCCTGGAGGCGGGTCAGGAGTTCGAACTGGACCTGGTGCACGAGGGAACCGCGCTGCAGCGGGTCGAGCGCCTCGATCCCGACCGGGGTCTCGCGCGGCCGCAGGCCCTGAA is drawn from Candidatus Palauibacter australiensis and contains these coding sequences:
- a CDS encoding serine hydrolase, which encodes MTFRNRLYMQPPRRRGIPATVFLGAALLPAAVSAQAQSSLPPPPSVEEIDAWVEDAMARWEVPGLGLAIVYEGERYLSAGYGVRELGRDTPVDGGTLFSIGSCSKAFGAATIASLVEEGKLRWDDRITDHIPWFRLHDPWTTREIRVRDIVTHRVGTGSNQPLRPLVTDRRDYLMRIPHTDPDHAFRDRYGYTNDMFVLTGHLVETVSGTDWDSYAREKLWSPLGMSTTTARMAPANASPNHAEPHAIIQRRFIGNAATTGMPLEPVPWQYAEDVTVPSGGVITSADEITEWMRFHVGTHPNPPLSRSSVELMHTPHTVIRNPSSWMPFEGPGAYAMGWSTGRFGDVTGVGHGGNALGFNCSIALAPEQGFGVWATTNRNSELPWVLTKWAMARFVGTDELRNRNWHAEFERSVAEGNRRTFEAEEARQAARLDQGPSVPLAAYVGTYRNGYAGELRIRLTDEAIPALMPAEGRLGRWDGTPGVHERPAATASAGAERNGSGNGAANGVGESVGELRLVAEFDGRERPVRMPLEHWHVDRFDVWFGDVRIGVSFLLDDTARVTGVEMDYYGRFERVP
- a CDS encoding prolyl oligopeptidase family serine peptidase, encoding MRRPHSRSRAPRRRFHATAAFSLLLSVACGAPGDSAPGGGSAAALDLTLDNIHRHNTGVRGVSISPDGRHLAISGSGPDGSGLYVAARGEGGGFGTPRFWLPGSNPAWAPGGDRIAFATGGQVHVADVGDVEARPLMDRMEGVRAPAFSPDGRTIAFYSTASGHQDIWLVPADGSTPPRQLTEAVMALDDPRFAPAWRPGGREILYVSNASDYWHDDLWLVDVETGDRRQLTRTLMAMSTPVWSPEGDRIAVFGTAKDEYWYEDLSYIYVIEDLEVGDGASERIVDMQVYATDAAMRHAPSWSADGAFIHFPYLERGTVNVWAVPAAGGVATRVTHMEGTISSVSHTPGAGILAFVRSSPTRGGEAYALDLLGGVPERLTSFSPSWRSVAAPREIAFPSFDGLRIQGFLYDPPQRAAGAACPALVQVHGGGTNSYQRGLNLTEQYLASKGFVVLAINYRGGSGFGREFQDLSVEDWLWDQARDAGAAADFLRKLPHVNGKVGIYGGSYGGSMSLSAISLTPEKFDAAVPMRGAYSKLNTLEYTDRLGKIFSVTGHGGTPEERPDTYAKSNVVSRIADITAPVLLMHGELDRRVPIQNFENAVAEFERLRKSLEVKTYPDEAHGFRNPDNRVDTWSRLEAFFNRHLGGCVSG
- a CDS encoding M66 family metalloprotease, giving the protein MDVHRRRIASNARFGVVTATDDPAAGLPMVRRANKVGSVNRRLLFATLAAAGCSDLASQPERVPGALELLPADAIVLEGETVRYRFRVLDESGAAFSSIPAWAPPRWSVSDPSIASVSADGEVIGLEGGYETRVAAEVASLQAGAWVRVNPRSVTIEAAAVHLTQAVQTLGGDIPLIAGRSALLRVFVTGDKTSFYRPRPLATFYEDGAAIHAMRLDPAADRIPVEPDEGKLDRSFNGVVPGEVLRPGVELVVELDPDGLVPAAQGSDRRVPAEGRMRLDVLTVPPMHLTVVPVLHSADAETALAWVNGMTETSAGIAFVRSILPIGELELTLHEPYHTTADLKTAEGWLELLREISVLRLTERRRDYYYAALAAPPDAPFKGLGYIGRPIGVGILDLDTFAHELGHNMGLRHAPCGLALNPDPDFPYEDGSIGVFGYETRRGDTRMVDPAEYWDLMTYCDPSWISDYHFVKAMEFRREHESLILRSVEPEPTLLLWGNAGAGDLLLEPAFVIDAPATTPTGEGPYRLEGLDAAGRSLFSFSFTPDELEYGGGQFAFAIPWESRWGGPGGLNRVELSGPDGAVAIRRSGGRATALALDPGTRRLRGILRDPGKVPPWAEGLDLMVSDGVPREGTPRPRQ
- a CDS encoding M14 family zinc carboxypeptidase produces the protein MIEIPLTGRFNRIMSARDVATASGCVLGTSREGRPVRGFRFGRGPEAVSLLGGCHADEPVGPRLLRRLAGYLAGLDAEDPMLTRHQWWIIPHINPDGERRNAPWQDPDADAYDLGRYLAGKVRELPGDDIEFGFPRDDADPGARPENRAAYDWWRTCDRPFALHASLHGMGFAAGPFFLIDRAWENRCEALKASCRRRARALGYALHDVERHGEKGFFRFERGFASRPDSKRMAAHFEALGDSATASRFWPSSMEAVRSFGHDTLTLVSEMPLFILPGVGDRPGPPDPVAERWKRRLDGWRHELSAGAAPDAISADARKSGLVPMPVRDQMMLQWTFIAAGLRQTRASAS
- a CDS encoding UvrD-helicase domain-containing protein — translated: MTRPGRLADQEARDAIRQDLDDTLFVEAAAGTGKTTALTDRIVEVLRRGLGTLEDIVAVTFTEKAAGEMKLRLRAAIEEARMAEEDGGARARLSRALGHLELAHIGTIHGFCADLLRERPIEAGVDPAFRVAPDDEAGRLLDGAFEGWFEGALADPGPGVRRALRRRDRRNSGGPRAALRAAAGSLVDQRDFDAPWSRPEWDREAELDRALDLLRELADFAPLASRPEDYLTQNLRNIERGVREIERREETRGRDHDYLEAWLRSFVGARWRGWFWRGFRSRDFGGGLAKADVVARRDEVRAEVEGILQTADADLAAHLRDELWPVTERYERAKRRDGCLDFVDLLLRARDLLRDRAEIRAHYRQRFTRFFVDEFQDTDPLQVEILLLLCGEDPEETRPERIVPASGKLFVVGDPKQSIYRFRRADVMLYEKTKRRLEDAGARVLHLSTSFRSQPRLQAAVNGAFEARMKASEDGSQAAYVPLAPFRADTGSQPAVIALPVPKPYGRFGKIRGIEIEESLPVAVGEMVRWLVRESGWVVTERERPEAPVPVEARHICLLFRRFQKWGEDVTRPYVRALEARAVPHVLVGGRSYHDREEVLAVRNALTAIEWPDDRLAVYAALRGPLFSLGDRSLFEFRVDVGPLHPLAGWGPDGEIGGNERKEDGTALKPELRDVATVLGLLGDLHRHRNRRPIPETVRRLLSAARAHAGIAIWPTGEQALANVLRLVDRARAFERRGSPSFRAFLDRLDDEAERGQSEEAPIVEEGTEGVRMMTVHKAKGLEFPVVILADMTCPAAHEPPSHHMDAPRRLWAQRLCGATPRDILDNAEVERRREMAEADRLAYVAATRARDLLVVPALGDGRDGLGGFSGEDGEWWLESLNPAIYPPRGARRRPSSAEGLGAPAFRDESVLDRPDRKGGQRPAPGDSVAPGLHIAAAGTDVVWWDPAALDLDADPRAGDRQRRLLEVEREEQPSLDVEAGRGAHREWQASRAARLKAGGRRTMSVTTARAIARRAAEASEAGDPPRSDPRVAWIEVPRPEAERSDGAGRPGGERFGDLVHRILATVPLDTDTGAVEGLAGTLGRALGSPEPEIVAAAALAARVLEHEVLDRARAALASGPGAVRREVPVFYAGETVGPDGEQNREGGAGIVEGVADLAFRELTGSGPRWTVVDYKTDRRPAAARTEYEAQVACYVEAIERASGEPTRGIVLAL